In Amaranthus tricolor cultivar Red isolate AtriRed21 chromosome 5, ASM2621246v1, whole genome shotgun sequence, a genomic segment contains:
- the LOC130813911 gene encoding eukaryotic translation initiation factor 3 subunit F-like, which yields MASGEKMVLQFGGSTSLNVRVHPLVIFNICDCYVRRPDQAERVIGTLLGSVLPDGTVDVRNSYAVPHNEFSDQVALDIEYHHNMLTSHQKVNPKEVIVGWYSTGFGVTGCSVLIHEFYSREVTNPIHLTVDTTFTNGEATLKAFVSVNLSLGEKSLAAQFQEIPAELQMSEAERVGYELLKSTVADKIPSDLEGMESTLEKLLALIDDVYKYVDDVVEGHIAPDNKIGRFLSAAVSSLPKLSPPAFDKLVNDSLQDQLLLVYLSSITRTQLSIAEKLNTAAQVL from the exons ATGGCGTCGGGCGAGAAAATGGTGCTTCAATTCGGAGGTTCGACGTCTTTGAATGTGAGAGTTCATCCTTTAGTGATATTTAACATCTGCGATTGTTATGTTCGACGTCCCGATCAAGCTGAACGTGTTATTGGAACTCTTCTTGGTTCCGTTTTACCTGATGGTACTGTTGATGTTCGCAACTCTTACGCTGTTCCTCACAACGAATTTTCCGATCAG GTTGCATTGGACATTGAGTATCACCACAATATGTTGACATCACATCAAAAAGTGAACCCAAAGGAAGTCATCGTTGGATG GTATTCAACTGGATTTGGTGTTACCGGATGTTCTGTTCTGATCCATGAATTTTATTCTAGAGAGGTCACGAATCCAATCCACTTAACAGTGGATACTACATTCACAAACGGAGAAGCAACATTAAAAGCATTTGTTTCTGTCAATTTGTCTCTTGGAGAGAAGTCGCTTGCCGCTCAATTTCAGGAGATCCCTGCAGAGCTTCAGATGTCAGAAGCTGAGAGGGTTGGAT ATGAACTCCTAAAATCAACAGTAGCAGACAAAATTCCAAGTGATTTGGAAGGCATGGAGAGCACATTGGAGAAATTATTGGCCCTAATCGATGATGTGTATAAATATGTCGATGATGTTGTG gaaGGACATATAGCCCCTGACAACAAAATTGGGCGCTTCCTTTCAGCTGCAGTATCTTCACTTCCTAAGCTTTCCCCTCCAGCTTTTGATAAGCTTGTGAACGACAGTCTACAG GATCAGCTTCTATTAGTATATTTATCTAGCATCACTAGGACACAATTAAGCATAGCAGAGAAGTTGAACACTGCTGCTCAGGTTTTGTAA
- the LOC130813462 gene encoding serine/threonine-protein phosphatase 7 long form homolog has translation MPGDSYFPPTSSWQDKVHRLLEVRPSAEVTKGSSLRVTWLAQNFSHLLEGVHDATVDRYARAYLFCLIGAVLFSDKTGNRVQLLYLTLLDAPWEVISGYSWGFSAALAYLYRRLCEASRKNVKKIAGPLIILQLWAWEHVLIGQSMRSAGRGAFAPPVLPPPHVPYGSRWSFERRTRTHTGSGVGFYRDQLDLLRVDQGIPPPCDTEAELHHSRKGRDPKNWLEVNWRHVARWEHRHKALH, from the exons ATGCCAGGAGACTCATACTTTCCACctacctctag CTGGCAAGACAAAGTCCATAGACTATTAGAAGTCCGACCTTCGGCTGAGGTAACCAAAGGGAGTAGCTtgcgcgtaacatggcttgcACAGAACTTCTCGCACCTCCTTGAAGGTGTTCATGATGCCACCGTTgacagatacgctagggcgtATCTCTTTTGTCTGATTGGtgctgtcttgttctccgacaagactggcaacCGGGTACAACTATTGTATttgacgttgcttgatgcgccatgggaggtcatctccggGTACAGTTGGGGTTTTTCGGcagccctagcgtatctgtacagGAGACTTTGTGAAGCTTCACGGAAGAACGTAAAGAAGATCGCTGGGCCCCTGATTATTCTGCAG ctttgggcgtgggagcatgtTCTCATAGGTCAATCGATGAGGAGTGCgggacgtggtgcatttgcgccaccagTGCTTCCTCCCCCGCATGTGCCatatggatcgcggtggtcctttgaaagacgaacaaggacccacactggatcgggcgtggggttctaccgcgatcaactcgatctactACGAGTTGACCAG ggcatcccgccgccATGTGACACAGAGGCGGAGCTCCACCACTCTCGCAAGGGTCGGGATCCCAAGAACTGGCTGGAGGTCAATTGGCGCcatgtcgctcgttgggagcacag gcacaAGGCATTGCATTAG